From the genome of Malus domestica chromosome 04, GDT2T_hap1, one region includes:
- the LOC103427691 gene encoding uncharacterized protein, with the protein MGDSEVNVKAQKTVFVTVGTTSFDALVRAVDTHEFKEELSKRGYTRLLIQMGRGSYIPTKAEGGDEPLAVDYFTFSSSIADHLRAASLVISHAGSGSIFETLRLGKPLIVVVNEDLMDNHQSELAEELADRKHLYYGRPQTLHHVVADMNLDSLVPYHPGDATPVAKLINRFLGFADE; encoded by the exons ATGGGGGATTCTGAGGTTAATGTGAAGGCTCAGAAGACAGTTTTTGTAACTGTTGGAACTACTAGTTTTGATGCTCTTGTTAGAGCGGTGGATACACATGAGTTTAAAGAAGAGTTGTCGAAAAGAGGGTATACTCGGCTTCTAATCCAAATGGGGCGCGGATCCTATATTCCAACAAAG GCTGAAGGAGGAGATGAGCCCCTTGCTGTTGATTACTTCACTTTTTCTTCAAGCATTGCAGACCACCTGAGAGCCGCATCTCTTGTGATCAGTCATGCAG GGTCAGGTAGCATATTTGAGACATTGAGGCTTGGTAAGCCCTTAATTGTTGTCGTGAATGAAGATCTGATGGATAACCATCAAAGTGAGTTGGCAGAAGAACTAGCAGACAGGAAGCATTTGTACTATGGTCGCCCGCAGACACTTCATCACGTTGTAGCAGATATGAATTTGGATTCTCTCGTTCCTTACCATCCAGGTGATGCGACACCAGTTGCCAAGCTTATCAACAGGTTCCTTGGTTTTGCAGATGAATGA
- the LOC103427694 gene encoding DNA excision repair protein ERCC-1, whose product MEDEDGGQNTESDLNKNKKKTVIKIPSFQEVLESSQSKSTPPSLFTPSHSFSQAFAFVKSSEFYSPPPPSTAASQPPQASDATNSRQTGQSDVPSSSSSPANAVASSSSVQRRNAILVSHRQKGNPLLKHIRNVRWEFADIVCDYLLGQSSCALYLSLRYHLLHPDYLYFRIRELQKNFKLRVVLCHVDVEDVIKPLLEVTKTALLHECALLCGWSLEECGRYLETIKVYENKPADIIQGQMDTDYLSRLNHALTTVRHVNKTDVVTLGTTFGSLSHIMDVSMEDLARCPGIGERKVKRLYDTFHEPFKRVVASRPDVPETSVPSNAEPRSVDEDKAAEETEDESKRGKKERKLSVKSALSAAFSKYADKVNRKGINSQGEKQGEKSAAMEAETENE is encoded by the exons ATGGAAGACGAAGACGGAGGGCAAAATACAGAGTCGGACCTgaacaaaaacaagaagaaaacagTGATAAAAATACCGTCTTTTCAAGAAGTACTCGAGAGCTCGCAGTCTAAATCCACCCCACCTTCTCTCTTCACTCCTTCACATAGCTTTTCTCAAGCATTTGCATTCGTCAAGTCCTCTGAGTTCTACTCGCCGCCTCCTCCCTCCACCGCCGCCTCACAACCGCCGCAGGCCTCAGACGCCACCAATTCGAG GCAAACTGGCCAATCTGATGTTCCgtcttcatcatcttcacctGCGAATGCAGTTGCATCATCTTCATCTGTTCAGCGTCGCAATGCAATTCTTGTGAGCCACAGACAG AAGGGAAACCCATTGCTGAAACATATTAGAAATGTGAGGTGGGAGTTTGCAGATATTGTTTGTGATTACTTACTTGGGCAAAGCTCATGCGCTCTCTATCTCAG TCTTCGGTATCATCTGCTGCATCCAGACTACCTATATTTCCGTATCAGAGAATTGCAAAAGAACTTTAAGCTTCGTGTTGTCCTTTGCCATGTTGATGTG GAAGATGTAATCAAGCCTTTACTTGAAGTTACTAAAACTGCTCTGCTTCATGAATGCGCATTATTATGCGGTTGGAG CTTGGAGGAATGTGGTCGATACTTGGAGACTATAAAAGTCTATGAAAACAAGCCTGCAGACATTATTCAAGGTCAAATGGATACAGACTATTTATCGCGG CTAAATCACGCATTAACGACAGTTCGACATGTTAACAAGACTGATGTTGTCACCCTTGGTACTACGTTCGGG TCTCTTTCTCATATCATGGATGTTTCCATGGAAGATCTAGCTCGTTGCCCTGGGATAGGAGAGCGTAAG GTGAAACGTTTGTATGATACATTTCATGAACCATTTAAGCGTGTGGTTGCCAGTCGCCCTGATGTTCCAGAAACCTCTGTCCCGAGCAATGCTGAACCTCGTTCAGTGGATGAAGATAAAGCAGCAGAGGAAACAGAAGATGAAAGCAAACGTGGAAAGAAAGAACGAAAATTGAGTGTTAAGTCAGCCTTGTCTGCTGCCTTTTCCAAATATGCTGATAAAGTTAATAGAAAGGGCATCAACTCGCAAGGAgagaaacaaggagaaaaaaGTGCTGCCATGGAAGCTGAAACTGAAAACGAATGA
- the LOC103427689 gene encoding gamma conglutin 1-like, which translates to MASFLPNLVLFFSCFSLLAFISAATLKTQPQIPIRPNKLVLRVQKDDATNLHVAQIYKRNPPVQFPFVIDLNGRFLTENCENQYLSLGYNAPFCHSTLCARANPNSPMTCRTCSSRTQIGCHPNACGLMTTNPVTRQSALGELAQDVLTISSTQGSGPGPMVQIPQFLFACAPSNILQNGLPKNVQGIAGLGHSPISLPYQLASHFGFPPKFAVCLPPSSDRSGVVFFGEGPYFMKPNIDVSQKLTYTPLIIGRQGEYYINVQSIKINNKIVPLNTSLLTYTPEQGVGGTMISTTTPYTILQTSIFRAVTQFYINQLQGLPQVKPVAPFGVCFDAKRFTGSSTAAFPSIDLVLDNNQNIIWRISAPNIFVQPRPFIGCLGFVDGGLKPQASIVIGAMQLEENLLQFDLTNSRLGFSNYLLPRTSCTNFNFGKSSTGAEESTECTDEP; encoded by the coding sequence ATGGCTTCTTTCCTTCCTAATTTGgtccttttcttctcttgtttTTCTCTTCTTGCTTTCATATCTGCGGCGACACTCAAAACCCAACCCCAAATCCCCATCAGGCCGAACAAGCTTGTCCTCAGGGTGCAGAAAGATGATGCAACCAATCTTCATGTGGCCCAAATTTACAAAAGAAACCCTCCAGTCCAATTCCCCTTTGTGATTGACCTAAATGGGAGGTTCTTAACAGAAAATTGTGAGAACCAATACTTGTCATTGGGTTACAATGCCCCATTTTGCCACTCGACGCTGTGCGCTAGAGCTAATCCTAATAGCCCGATGACATGCCGCACATGCTCCTCTAGAACCCAAATAGGGTGCCACCCCAACGCGTGTGGGCTGATGACCACAAACCCCGTGACGCGTCAAAGCGCCTTGGGTGAGCTTGCGCAGGATGTCCTAACAATCTCATCAACCCAAGGCTCAGGTCCCGGCCCAATGGTCCAAATCCCTCAATTCCTATTTGCGTGTGCACCTTCCAACATATTGCAAAATGGGTTACCCAAAAACGTTCAAGGTATTGCTGGTCTAGGTCATTCCCCAATTTCCCTACCTTACCAACTAGCCTCCCACTTCGGCTTCCCACCAAAATTCGCTGTGTGccttcctccttcatctgaccGAAGTGGCGTCGTTTTCTTTGGGGAAGGACCTTATTTCATGAAACCGAACATCGACGTGTCGCAGAAGTTGACCTACACCCCACTGATCATAGGCAGGCAAGGAGAGTACTACATAAACGTTCAatccatcaaaatcaacaataaGATTGTTCCACTCAACACATCTCTCTTGACATACACACCAGAACAAGGGGTTGGTGGGACAATGATCAGCACCACAACTCCCTACACAATCCTCCAAACCTCAATCTTTAGGGCAGTCACTCAGTTCTACATCAATCAGCTGCAAGGGTTGCCCCAAGTGAAACCCGTGGCGCCATTCGGGGTGTGTTTCGATGCAAAGAGATTCACCGGCAGCAGCACGGCCGCATTTCCTAGCATAGACCTTGTCCTAGACAACAACCAGAACATCATCTGGAGGATATCTGCTCCAAACATTTTCGTCCAGCCACGTCCCTTCATAGGGTGTCTAGGTTTTGTGGACGGCGGGTTGAAGCCTCAGGCTTCGATCGTGATCGGGGCAATGCAGTTGGAGGAAAATCTGCTGCAGTTTGATCTGACGAACTCAAGGTTGGGATTTAGCAATTACTTGCTTCCCAGGACTAGTTGTACCAACTTCAACTTTGGCAAATCCTCCACTGGTGCTGAAGAATCTACTGAGTGCACTGATGAGCCATAA
- the LOC103408627 gene encoding heavy metal-associated isoprenylated plant protein 34-like: protein MSKQEMMKLQTCVLKVNIDCDGCKHKIKKLLQKIDGVYTTSIDAEHSKVTVTGNVDPYTIIKKLEKKGKHAELWGGSKGSNFNQAQLNNQFKNMAVPVQNAKGGGHQQHPQKGGGGHQQQPQKGGGGHQQQHQQMKGGNGNVMKAPQKDQKSVKFNLPAEGEEFDGSDFDEYDDEFDDEFDDDEFDDDDYDEEEELDHGHHQMAKNKAMSNIGNGAQGGPYGKTMPMMGGNNGHGPHGPAGMMNMLHAMNDKKLGGGGGGGGGSAKKGGVIDFPVQVKGMGGNNEKKNGKDGNGGKKGGGNGKGGDKKQGGKGKKDGKDGKKGGGLLGWLSRSTSIGRGGSKGGGDEKGKGKGNGSKKGGGKHEKNEFHDIDFNGKGGKGGKGGKGGKEGKEGKDGKGGKGGKGGKGGKGSDDDDEDMQQMGYMGQKGQMGQMGHVGNMGQMGPRPQMGQMGRGGENMGQMGQMGQMGGYPMGQMGNVPAVQGLPAQAMMNGGGGYYQGGMGAGNPYNQQQQQYMAMMMNQQRAAANGGNDMYHPMMYPRQPPPPMNYMSQQPMPSGPASDPYASYFSDENPNGCSIM, encoded by the exons aTGAGTAAACAGGAGATGATGAAGCTTCAG ACCTGTGTTCTCAAAGTTAATATTGACTGTGATGGATGCAAGCATAAGATAAAGAAATTGCTGCAGAAAATCGATG GTGTGTACACAACAAGTATAGATGCAGAGCATAGCAAGGTGACTGTGACAGGGAATGTTGATCCATACACAATCATcaagaaacttgaaaaaaaGGGGAAACATGCAGAACTCTGGGGAGGTTCAAAGGGTTCAAATTTCAATCAAGCCCAGCTCAACAACCAGTTCAAGAACATGGCTGTGCCGGTCCAGAACGCGAAGGGCGGTGGCCACCAGCAACATCCACAAAAGGGCGGAGGAGGCCATCAGCAACAACCCCAAAAGGGCGGAGGAGGTCACCAGCAGCAACACCAACAGATGAAGGGGGGTAATGGTAATGTTATGAAGGCGCCTCAGAAGGACCAGAAGTCTGTGAAGTTCAATCTGCCGGCGGAAGGGGAGGAATTTGACGGTAGCGATTTCGACGAGTATGACGATGAATTCGATGATGAGTTTGATGATGATGAATTCGATGATGATGATTACGATGAGGAGGAAGAGCTTGATCATGGACATCATCAGATGGCTAAGAACAAGGCGATGAGTAATATTGGAAATGGTGCACAAGGAGGTCCTTATGGGAAGACGATGCCGATGATGGGTGGTAATAATGGCCATGGACCACATGGGCCTGCTGGGATGATGAATATGTTGCATGCGATGAACGACAAGAAGTTAGGTGGCGGGGGCGGCGGTGGGGGAGGGTCTGCCAAGAAAGGCGGGGTGATTGATTTCCCTGTGCAAGTAAAGGGTATGGGTGGAAATAACGAAAAGAAGAATGGCAAGGACGGAAATGGAGGAAAGAAAGGTGGTGGAAATGGCAAGGGTGGGGATAAGAAACAAGGTGGTAAAGGTAAGAAAGATGGCAAGGATGGCAAAAAAGGAGGTGGGTTGCTAGGGTGGCTTAGCCGGAGTACGAGTATCGGAAGAGGCGGTTCGAAAGGCGGTGGCGACGAGAAAGGTAAGGGCAAGGGCAATGGAAGCAAAAAGGGTGGGGGCAAACATGAGAAAAATGAATTTCATGACATTGATTTCAATGGCAAAGGAGGCAAAGGAGGCAAAGGAGGCAAGGGTGGGAAAGAAGGCAAGGAGGGCAAAGATGGAAAAGGGGGCAAAGGAGGCAAAGGGGGCAAAGGCGGCAAAggcagtgatgatgatgatgaggataTGCAACAAATGGGTTACATGGGCCAAAAGGGCCAGATGGGTCAAATGGGTCATGTGGGAAATATGGGTCAGATGGGGCCGAGGCCTCAAATGGGTCAAATGGGCCGTGGTGGTGAGAATATGGGCCAGATGGGCCAAATGGGTCAAATGGGTGGCTATCCGATGGGGCAGATGGGTAATGTTCCTGCAGTACAAGGACTGCCTGCACAGGCGATGATGAACGGCGGAGGAGGATACTATCAAGGAGGTATGGGGGCCGGCAACCCATAtaatcagcagcagcagcagtacATGGCCATGATGATGAATCAGCAGAGAGCAGCAGCCAATGGTGGAAATGATATGTACCATCCCATGATGTACCCCCGTCAGCCGCCACCGCCGATGAACTACATGTCCCAACAACCAATGCCATCAGGACCTGCATCTGATCCTTATGCCAGCTACTTCAGTGATGAGAACCCTAATGGTTGTAGTATCATGTAA
- the LOC103427692 gene encoding probable serine/threonine-protein kinase PBL7, with protein sequence MEVNTTAAASAGPLDLAAKNHTHKHQPYSHHQHHQGNFPSKSVLIIIISIISVMALLAIIFIVLMLRRLVKSTKTNGNIYKENTGLINTSCRSIAQTAVDFNSSPDVKGGCLQGGNSGRPLKAPADKGVQVFSYKELEEATDKFSEANVIGHGGFGVVYKGVLRDGTVAAIKMLRREGRQGERAFRFEVDLLSRLHSPYLVELLGYCADQHHRLLIFECMPHGTLQRHLHPTNNHQPLDWGTRLRIALDCAEALEFLHEHAIPSVIHRDFKCSNVLLDQNFRAKVSDFGLAKMGSDKINGQISTRVLGTTGYLAPEYASTGRLTTKSDVYSYGVVLLELLTGRVPVDTKRPPGEHVLVSWALPRLTNREKVLEMVDPALQGQFSKRDLIQIAAIAAMCVQPEAEYRPLMTDVVPSLIPLVQNSSYGASSGSSRFHNQIPSPRC encoded by the exons ATGGAAGTTAACACCACCGCTGCTGCATCCGCAGGGCCACTTGACCTCGCCGCAAAAAACCACACTCATAAACACCAACCGTACAGCCACCACCAACACCACCAGGGAAACTTTCCTTCAAAATCTGTTCttatcatcatcatctccaTCATCTCAGTTATGGCCCTTCTTGCTATAATCTTCATCGTACTAATGCTTCGACGGCTCGTCAAGTCGACGAAAACAAATGGCAATATTTACAAGGAGAACACCGGCTTGATCAATACAAGTTGCAGGTCCATTGCTCAAACCGCAGTGGACTTCAATTCTAGCCCAG ATGTGAAGGGTGGTTGTCTCCAAGGAGGGAATTCTGGAAGGCCATTAAAGGCACCTGCAGACAAAGGAGTTCAAGTGTTCTCGTACAAAGAACTTGAGGAAGCCACTGATAAATTCAGCGAGGCAAATGTGATAGGGCATGGTGGGTTTGGAGTGGTGTATAAGGGGGTCCTAAGAGATGGGACAGTGGCAGCAATTAAGATGCTGCGCAGGGAAGGCAGGCAAGGGGAGCGTGCCTTCAGGTTTGAG GTGGATCTACTAAGCCGGTTGCACTCTCCATACTTGGTGGAGCTACTTGGCTATTGTGCTGACCAGCACCATAGGCTCCTCATATTTGAATGCATGCCCCATGGTACTCTGCAACGCCATCTCCATCCTACAAACAATCATCAGCCGTTGGATTGGGGGACCCGACTGAGGATAGCCCTTGATTGTGCTGAGGCCCTTGAGTTCCTCCATGAACATGCAATCCCATCTGTTATACACCGTGACTTCAAGTGCAGCAATGTTCTACTAGATCAAAATTTTCGTGCCAAGGTGTCGGATTTCGGATTGGCCAAGATGGGTTCTGACAAGATCAACGGTCAGATTTCAACGCGTGTGCTAGGGACCACCGGTTATCTGGCACCAGA GTATGCCTCGACTGGAAGGCTCACCACAAAATCAGATGTATACAGCTACGGCGTGGTTCTTTTAGAGCTCTTAACAGGGCGTGTGCCGGTAGACACAAAACGGCCTCCTGGAGAGCATGTCCTTGTTTCATGG GCTCTTCCAAGGTTAACTAACAGAGAGAAAGTATTGGAAATGGTTGATCCAGCTCTTCAGGGGCAATTCTCAAAGCGGGATCTAATTCAG ATAGCAGCTATTGCAGCAATGTGTGTGCAGCCGGAAGCTGAATATCGGCCTCTAATGACGGACGTGGTACCGTCTCTAATTCCTCTGGTTCAAAACTCCTCTTATGGTGCTTCCTCTGGTTCGTCTAGATTTCATAACCAAATACCAAGTCCAAGGTGTTAG